The DNA segment CTGCTTGGGTGTGTGTGTCACCTGGAGATGGGGTGCAGAAACATTGACATACCTGAGCTATCTTTCTTCCTCTGCCCTTTGCAGGTGTTTGATGTACAGAGGAAAGTCACCTATAGGAACCTGAGCACCTGGTATACAGAGCTTCGGGAGTTCAGGCCAGAGATCCCATGCATCGTGGTGGCCAATAAAATTGATGGTGGGGCCATCCCTGCACCTGGGTGTTAGCAAttcactggggacctgccctCATACATTTCCTCCTCCATTCCCCGGGCAGGCAACCTTCAGTGATTGGTCCTCCCTCCCACGATAAGATACAACCCTTGGTTGCTTGCATTCTTCCCACCTTATAAAGAAGCCAGCTAAGCTGACCTGCCCTCTTTCCAAGACACAGATCCCTATTAACGGAGCTCTTTCTAGGACATGTTTCCCAATCATCCCTGCCTATCCCACTTTCTGGAATGGAGGCCTCCAGTGGCCCCCGCTCCAAACCTTCTTCCCCTCCCTTGACAGACAGACCAATGTCCTACCTTCTCTCTACAGCAGACATAAACGTGACCCAAAAAAGCTTCAGTTTTGCCAAGAAGTTCTCCCTGCCCCTGTATTTCGTCTCGGCTGCTGATGGTACCAATGTTGTGAAGGTGTGGTTGACTGCAGAGGTAGCTAGCAAGGTCAGGGCGCTAGGTGGTAAAGGGAAGCTGTGAAGAGAAGGGCTTACTGCAGGTGTGATGGAGAGAACCGGGACAGTGCATGGGCAtgggtggcagggaggggaggagctgATGGGCCTGGACTTGATGAGGCAGAAGTCCATTGACCATACGTAGGTCAGGGTGACGGGGAGAGGCAAATGGAGGGGTAAGGTTGCTGATTTTAGGAATGGAGTACTGTGTAGTCTCACAGTGGGGCCAGTGGGGTGGACTGGGCAGAGTCCAAGGCACTCTCATCCACCATCTCTACCTCACCCCCAGCTCTTCAATGATGCAATTCGATTAGCTGTGTCTTACAAACAGAACTCCCAGGACTTCATGGATGAGATTTTTCAGGAGCTCGAGGTAGGTCAGGTCCACATTTCGGGTGGGATGGAAGAAACGGCTCCTCTTCAGGGAGAGGGACTACAACCCAGTAGAGTGGCTCTTGCCTAAGTTTGCCCCAGTAAATGTATCAGAGCTGCGGTTGAGCAAATGCAGGGCCAGGCCTCACCTGCGACCTTGTTCACAGAACTTCAACTtggagcaggaagaggaggacGTGCCAGACTAGGAACAGAGCAGCAGCATCGAGACCCCATCAGAGGCGGCGGCCTCTCCCCACAGCTGAGGGGCTGGGGCTAGGGGTGGGTGGAGCCCTTTTAAAATACCCTTCCCTTCAACAACTCTCCAGCTCTGAATGGAGAAACTCTCTAGGCCATCCCCTCTTCTACCTCCTGCAACCCACCCATCCTATTAGCCTCCCACATTCAAGGCCCGTGATACAGGGATGAGGTCAGCACCAGCAAACTCTGGACTGGTGGAAGAATTCCCCACCAGATCTCCTTGAAGCAGAATTAGGGATCAGCATCATTAAcaccttccccaccccctccccccaggCAGACAGTGAAGAGAATCAGAAAACATGATTATGTGTCACTTTAATAAAGGAAATTTAggtgttttttggtgtttttgtttttgtttcctttccaaaGCTCACCTCGGGGACAATTCTTTGGGCTTCTGCTGAGGTAATGATTACCCCCCGACCCACAGCTGAGTCTGTGAGGCCCCATCCTTTCCCTACGTTTTCTCCcatcttttttcctcttcagtCTCCCAATcatctggtttgtttgtttctttgttcgttctgagacggagtctcgctctgtcgctaggctggagtgcagtggtgcagtctcggctcgctgcaacctctgactccctggttcaaacgattctcctgcctcagcctcccgagtggctggcatcaccacgcccagctaatttttgtatttttagtagagacggggtttcaccatgttggccaggatggtctcgatctcctcacctcgtgatccgcccgcctcggcctcccaaagtgctgggattacaggtatgagccaccgcgcccggccccaatcATCTGTTTTTAAACAATCGTTTTTGAGCAGATAGCTATTCATTCCAGATTTCTGTGTACCCACTCTGTTTCAGGAGCTCTTCTAGGTAAAGCTGAGATCACAGGAACAGCAGGTGACAGGCCTAGCTATAGTTAGGAATACACAAGCGGTAAAATCGAGTCCTTACAGCCATACCACAAGGTACATCCATTTGGACTACAAGAAGAGCTTCCTTTAAAGTTCCTATTTCAGCATAAGGAGGCTGTCCTTTTTTTTGAGGAATACTTTGGACCTTGTGCctcctgtgggaggctgaggactgCAAGAGGAGAGCTAGCAGATATGCCTGTTCACCCCTCTCTGGTACTTGTGGCTTGCTAGTATGTTTTTATGATAATCTCGGGCATTGTTTGCATTGTGTTTATTaatagggttttgtttttattgtttccttttttacagTAAAGGCTGAATTACATAAACATTGAGTAAATGTATGTGCTTTGTGGCTCTGAAGTGTGTTCGgagcaaaaagacaaaagaatctgCAAATCATCACCCTTATCAATGAGGGGTAGCTGCCTTGACCTGTTGCAGGGTAGCCCATGTTTACTCTCAATTCACTATATTGGAGGCCATTTCAGTGGATTTTAGTGTTTTCAAAAGAATTCAATTACCTATTAATTTGGGAGCTCAAGAACAAGCACATTTCCCCTTGAAATCAGCAATACTTAGATGTTCAACGTAAGATGTTTGACCTGACCAGGGGTTCCCAGGAACGTATACCCTGATGAGgtagaacttaaaaaaatgtagTTACTGTAAATAACTactaagtatttaaaaaaaaatacaacagccTTACTGAGATAGAATTTGCAGACTATAAAGTTCACCATCGTGTTGGTTTTATGGGCCTATTCTGTATCCGGTTCCTTAGAAGCTGACCCTGAGAAGGCCATGGTTCAAATGATTTAATTAGGGTCATTCTCAGAAGAGTGAGGGGGGCAGGAGACAAGAAGCTCAGCAAGGTTGTGGTCTCAGCTGGAGGCCGGCTTCACCACCCCACCCCGTCCCAGGGAAGCTCTGGAGGGCAAATTGCCCTCCAGAGTTAGTCCTACCTCAAGACCACAGGCCTTTTGTGCCCTTAAGCCAAGGGTGAGAGGTGGAAGGGGGCCTTCTGTTTCAGTAAGGTCAGTTCTCTGGGGAAAAGGGCAACTGTGCACTTCCAACTCAAAGCAATTGGAGGATGAATGTTTAGGCAGGGTGCCAGCAACATCCACAAGCCACCCATGTGTACATTGCTCAGATCCACCTGCTTCTTAAAGTTCATTCCATCCAGGTAGAGCTGCTCCATGTTTCTAACTGGTCACCAGTCCTGGGGGAATGTACAAGAGAAGGGTCAATGGGAAAGGACAAACCATAGCCCCTGCTATTGTAGTTGGACCCCATGCAGAGACGGATACTTGTCACCTCTCATCCTCTGGCTAGCACTTTCGCTGGTCTAGGTTGTTTGCCTGGTGGGTTGATCCTGCTCTTCTTGCCTAATGGGGTCTGAGCCCCTGCTTACTATGCCTTTATGAGGC comes from the Pan troglodytes isolate AG18354 chromosome 13, NHGRI_mPanTro3-v2.0_pri, whole genome shotgun sequence genome and includes:
- the RABL2A gene encoding rab-like protein 2A isoform X9 — its product is MARPSLWVFDVQRKVTYRNLSTWYTELREFRPEIPCIVVANKIDADINVTQKSFSFAKKFSLPLYFVSAADGTNVVKLFNDAIRLAVSYKQNSQDFMDEIFQELENFNLEQEEEDVPD
- the RABL2A gene encoding rab-like protein 2A isoform X3; the protein is MAEDKTKPSELDQGKYDADDNVKIICLGDSAVGKSKLMERFLMDGFQPQQLSTYALTLYKHTAMVDGKTILVDFWDTAGQERFQSMHASYYHKAHACIMVFDVQRKVTYRNLSTWYTELREFRPEIPCIVVANKIDADINVTQKSFSFAKKFSLPLYFVSAADGTNVVKVWLTAELFNDAIRLAVSYKQNSQDFMDEIFQELENFNLEQEEEDVPD
- the RABL2A gene encoding rab-like protein 2A isoform X2 is translated as MAEDKTKPSELDQGKYDADDNVKIICLGDSAVGKSKLMERFLMDGFQPQQLSTYALTLYKHTAMVDGKTILVDFWDTAGQERFQSMHASYYHKAHACIMVFDVQRKVTYRNLSTWYTELREFRPEIPCIVVANKIDDINVTQKSFSFAKKFSLPLYFVSAADGTNVVKVWLTAEVASKLFNDAIRLAVSYKQNSQDFMDEIFQELENFNLEQEEEDVPD
- the RABL2A gene encoding rab-like protein 2A isoform X10 — encoded protein: MARPSLWVFDVQRKVTYRNLSTWYTELREFRPEIPCIVVANKIDDINVTQKSFSFAKKFSLPLYFVSAADGTNVVKLFNDAIRLAVSYKQNSQDFMDEIFQELENFNLEQEEEDVPD
- the RABL2A gene encoding rab-like protein 2A isoform X4 codes for the protein MAEDKTKPSELDQGKYDADDNVKIICLGDSAVGKSKLMERFLMDGFQPQQLSTYALTLYKHTAMVDGKTILVDFWDTAGQERFQSMHASYYHKAHACIMVFDVQRKVTYRNLSTWYTELREFRPEIPCIVVANKIDADINVTQKSFSFAKKFSLPLYFVSAADGTNVVKLFNDAIRLAVSYKQNSQDFMDEIFQELENFNLEQEEEDVPD
- the RABL2A gene encoding rab-like protein 2A isoform X1, which codes for MAEDKTKPSELDQGKYDADDNVKIICLGDSAVGKSKLMERFLMDGFQPQQLSTYALTLYKHTAMVDGKTILVDFWDTAGQERFQSMHASYYHKAHACIMVFDVQRKVTYRNLSTWYTELREFRPEIPCIVVANKIDADINVTQKSFSFAKKFSLPLYFVSAADGTNVVKVWLTAEVASKLFNDAIRLAVSYKQNSQDFMDEIFQELENFNLEQEEEDVPD
- the RABL2A gene encoding rab-like protein 2A isoform X5 translates to MAEDKTKPSELDQGKYDADDNVKIICLGDSAVGKSKLMERFLMDGFQPQQLSTYALTLYKHTAMVDGKTILVDFWDTAGQERFQSMHASYYHKAHACIMVFDVQRKVTYRNLSTWYTELREFRPEIPCIVVANKIDDINVTQKSFSFAKKFSLPLYFVSAADGTNVVKLFNDAIRLAVSYKQNSQDFMDEIFQELENFNLEQEEEDVPD
- the RABL2A gene encoding rab-like protein 2A isoform X7 produces the protein MAEDKTKPSELDQGKYDADDNVKIICLGDSAVGKSKLMERFLMDGFQPQQLSTYALTLYKHTAMVDGKTILVADINVTQKSFSFAKKFSLPLYFVSAADGTNVVKLFNDAIRLAVSYKQNSQDFMDEIFQELENFNLEQEEEDVPD
- the RABL2A gene encoding rab-like protein 2A isoform X6 codes for the protein MAEDKTKPSELDQGKYDADDNVKIICLGDSAVGKSKLMERFLMDGFQPQQLSTYALTLYKHTAMVDGKTILVADINVTQKSFSFAKKFSLPLYFVSAADGTNVVKVWLTAEVASKLFNDAIRLAVSYKQNSQDFMDEIFQELENFNLEQEEEDVPD
- the RABL2A gene encoding rab-like protein 2A isoform X8, which gives rise to MAEDKTKPSELDQGKYDADDNVKIICLGDSAVGKSKLMERFLMDGFQPQQLSTYALTLYKHTAMVDGKTILVDINVTQKSFSFAKKFSLPLYFVSAADGTNVVKLFNDAIRLAVSYKQNSQDFMDEIFQELENFNLEQEEEDVPD